In the Urocitellus parryii isolate mUroPar1 chromosome 10, mUroPar1.hap1, whole genome shotgun sequence genome, one interval contains:
- the Nudt6 gene encoding nucleoside diphosphate-linked moiety X motif 6: MKNMWKFPGGLSEPGEDIGDTAVREVFEETGIKSEFRSLLSIRQQHSLPTAFGKSDMYIICRLQPHSFTINCCPQECLRCEWMDLVDLVRAGNTTPITSRVARLLLYGHREGFDKVDLTMEKLPAASTGLLYKLYHRELPEKCAL, from the exons ATGAAAAATATGTGGAAGTTTCCAGGAGGCCTGTCAGAGCCTGGAGAAGATATTG GAGATACAGCAGTTCGAGAAGTTTTTGAAGAGACTGGTATAAAGTCAGAATTCAGGTCCCTCCTGAGTATTCGACAGCAGCACAGCCTTCCCACAGCCTTCGGGAAGTCAGATATGTACATCATCTGCCGCCTCCAGCCACATTCCTTCACCATCAACTGCTGCCCGCAGGAGTGTCTCAGGTGCGAGTGGATGGACCTGGTGGACCTGGTCAGGGCTGGAAACACAACTCCCATCACCAGCAGAGTGGCCAGGCTGCTGCTCTACGGGCACAGAGAAGGGTTTGACAAGGTAGACCTCACCATGGAGAAGCTTCCGGCAGCGTCTACAGGCCTGCTCTATAAGCTCTATCACAGGGAACTGCCAGAGAAGTGTGCACTGTGA